A single region of the Agromyces sp. Leaf222 genome encodes:
- a CDS encoding GH32 C-terminal domain-containing protein translates to MAFAAVAALTVSLLGSPATAASADDLAPDPATEQYRPAVHFSPERNWMNDPNGLVYEDGTWHLFFQHNPSGTRWGNMSWGHATSADLTHWEEQPLAIPQTFDADGVAIEDIFSGSIVVDEQNTSGFGTAENPPMVAIYTSAYTAAHPTLAGRQAQSLAYSTDHGQTWTKYDGNPVYDRASANFRDPKVFRYTNPETGESYWVMAAVEALQYQVVISRSDDLKTWTHLSDFGPANATGGIWECPDLFPLAVDGDPANTRWVLVVNLNPGSVAGGSGGQYFVGDFDGTAFTSESTVTDDTLPAGEVFAGFDDGTYDGWTVANEPGNWKNGPFADAPAAGTLAGQNAVTGYVGAGLVNGFNDFDWPVGTVESPTFTIEDPFVNLLVGGGNHPHVDGTRLDNEAPAGRLLFDGFEFPDGTTLADTGWEATGDFATDPSRSPSTQGGDYYLGQKRINTFESGPKGDDNLGDLTSPSFTIQPGEDHLSFLLGGGKRLDGTLEARLVVDGEIVRTATGADGGALNWKAWDVTEFTGRDAQFQVHDGTNGGWGHLTVDQLVLGAEAALPRSEETSVNLVVDGEVVRTATGRNSESLDWVSWDVAEYAGREASVRIVDNNRFGWGHVLVDQVMFADAAAAPRIEGYDWLDWGKDYYATVSFSNAPDDRRVMLGWMNNWDDANDIPTGSWRSAMALPREVALTSTERGPRLVQRVVPEFEGLEQSDDAVTVGPRAIEAGTVTLDEVAGDVLKVDAVFEPGDAEAFGLSVLGDGEASTRIGYDADGGRLFVDRRESGNTDFHPAFASLDDAPVALDDGRLAVTVYVDRSSVEVFSADGRTTITDQVFPNAGADELGLWAEGGTAELVSLTVTPLATAMFPEEPEVPTDDGATAAPAAGVLSSNNGWDTGLQDGDFDVTMNLWWGENASLFKLYRDGELVHTTRLEPHTPQAQRVVVPVQGLGNGEYTFVGELLNSKGSTSTKALTVKVRDANPSKPVLSHDNRDGDGRFRLTANLWWGQNATSYRFLENGTVVGEGTLPAATPAAQRATLELSGKPKGTYVYTVEFRNAAGTTTSEPITVKVSK, encoded by the coding sequence GTGGCGTTCGCAGCCGTCGCCGCCCTCACCGTCTCCCTCCTCGGAAGCCCGGCGACGGCGGCATCCGCCGATGACCTTGCACCCGACCCCGCCACCGAGCAGTACCGGCCGGCGGTGCATTTCTCACCAGAGCGCAACTGGATGAACGACCCGAACGGACTCGTGTACGAGGACGGCACCTGGCACCTGTTCTTCCAGCACAACCCCTCCGGCACGCGCTGGGGCAATATGAGCTGGGGCCACGCCACGAGTGCCGACCTCACGCACTGGGAGGAGCAGCCGCTCGCGATCCCACAGACCTTCGACGCCGACGGCGTCGCCATCGAGGACATCTTCTCGGGCTCGATCGTGGTCGACGAGCAGAACACGAGCGGCTTCGGCACCGCCGAGAATCCGCCGATGGTCGCGATCTACACGAGTGCCTACACGGCGGCGCATCCGACGCTCGCGGGCCGGCAGGCGCAATCGCTCGCGTACAGCACCGACCACGGGCAGACCTGGACGAAGTACGACGGCAACCCGGTGTACGACCGCGCATCGGCGAACTTCCGCGACCCGAAGGTGTTCCGCTACACGAACCCCGAGACGGGTGAGTCCTACTGGGTCATGGCGGCCGTCGAGGCGCTGCAGTACCAGGTGGTGATCTCCCGGAGCGACGACCTGAAGACCTGGACGCACCTCAGCGACTTCGGACCGGCGAACGCGACCGGCGGCATCTGGGAGTGCCCGGACCTCTTCCCGCTCGCGGTCGACGGCGACCCGGCGAACACCAGGTGGGTGCTCGTCGTGAACCTCAACCCGGGCAGCGTCGCCGGGGGCTCCGGCGGCCAGTACTTCGTGGGCGACTTCGACGGCACCGCCTTCACGTCCGAGAGCACCGTCACCGATGACACGCTGCCCGCCGGCGAGGTCTTCGCCGGGTTCGACGACGGCACCTACGACGGCTGGACCGTCGCCAACGAGCCGGGCAACTGGAAGAACGGCCCGTTCGCGGATGCCCCGGCCGCCGGAACCCTGGCCGGCCAGAACGCGGTGACCGGCTACGTCGGCGCCGGGCTGGTCAACGGGTTCAACGACTTCGACTGGCCCGTCGGCACCGTGGAGTCCCCGACCTTCACCATCGAGGACCCGTTCGTGAACCTGCTCGTGGGCGGCGGAAACCACCCGCACGTCGACGGCACCCGACTGGACAACGAGGCGCCCGCCGGACGCCTGCTCTTCGACGGCTTCGAATTCCCCGACGGCACGACGCTCGCAGACACCGGGTGGGAGGCCACCGGCGACTTCGCGACCGACCCCAGCCGCAGCCCCTCCACGCAGGGCGGCGACTACTACCTCGGACAGAAGCGGATCAACACCTTCGAGTCCGGGCCGAAGGGCGACGACAACCTCGGCGACCTCACCTCGCCGTCGTTCACGATCCAGCCCGGTGAGGACCACCTCTCGTTCCTCCTCGGCGGCGGCAAGCGACTCGACGGCACGCTCGAGGCTCGACTCGTCGTCGATGGCGAGATCGTGCGCACGGCCACCGGCGCCGATGGCGGTGCGCTCAACTGGAAGGCGTGGGACGTCACCGAATTCACCGGCCGCGACGCGCAGTTCCAGGTGCACGATGGCACGAACGGCGGCTGGGGCCACCTCACCGTCGACCAGCTCGTGCTCGGCGCCGAGGCGGCGCTGCCGCGATCCGAGGAGACCTCCGTCAACCTCGTCGTCGATGGCGAGGTCGTGCGCACGGCGACCGGGCGTAACAGCGAGAGCCTCGACTGGGTGAGCTGGGACGTCGCGGAGTACGCCGGCCGCGAGGCATCCGTTCGCATCGTCGACAACAACCGGTTCGGGTGGGGGCACGTACTCGTCGACCAGGTGATGTTCGCGGATGCCGCGGCCGCGCCGCGCATCGAGGGCTACGACTGGCTCGACTGGGGCAAGGATTACTACGCGACCGTCTCGTTCTCGAACGCCCCCGACGACCGGCGGGTGATGCTCGGCTGGATGAACAACTGGGACGACGCGAACGACATCCCGACGGGATCGTGGCGCAGCGCCATGGCGCTGCCGCGCGAGGTCGCCCTCACGTCGACCGAGCGCGGGCCGCGTCTCGTGCAGCGGGTCGTGCCCGAGTTCGAGGGCCTCGAGCAGTCGGATGACGCGGTGACCGTTGGCCCGCGAGCGATCGAGGCGGGCACCGTGACGCTCGACGAGGTCGCGGGCGACGTGCTGAAGGTCGATGCCGTGTTCGAGCCGGGCGACGCCGAGGCGTTCGGACTCAGCGTGCTGGGCGACGGCGAGGCGTCGACGCGCATCGGCTACGACGCCGACGGCGGCCGGCTCTTCGTCGACCGCCGGGAGTCGGGGAACACCGACTTCCATCCCGCGTTCGCGTCGCTCGACGACGCACCGGTCGCGCTGGACGACGGCCGCCTGGCCGTCACGGTCTACGTGGATCGATCATCGGTCGAGGTCTTCTCGGCCGACGGCCGCACGACGATCACCGACCAGGTGTTCCCGAACGCGGGCGCCGATGAGCTCGGCCTCTGGGCGGAGGGCGGCACCGCCGAACTCGTCTCCCTCACGGTGACACCGCTCGCCACCGCCATGTTCCCGGAGGAGCCCGAGGTGCCGACCGACGACGGCGCCACCGCCGCACCGGCCGCCGGCGTGCTCTCCTCGAACAACGGCTGGGACACCGGGCTGCAGGACGGCGACTTCGACGTCACCATGAACCTGTGGTGGGGTGAGAACGCGAGCCTGTTCAAGCTGTACCGGGACGGTGAGCTCGTGCACACCACGCGGCTCGAGCCGCACACGCCGCAGGCCCAGCGCGTGGTCGTGCCGGTGCAGGGGCTCGGCAACGGCGAGTACACGTTCGTCGGCGAGCTCCTGAACTCGAAGGGTTCGACCTCGACGAAGGCACTCACCGTCAAGGTGCGCGACGCGAATCCGTCGAAGCCGGTGCTGAGCCACGACAACCGGGACGGCGACGGACGTTTCCGGCTCACCGCCAACCTGTGGTGGGGCCAGAACGCGACGTCGTACCGATTCCTCGAGAACGGCACGGTCGTCGGCGAGGGCACGCTCCCGGCCGCGACGCCGGCAGCGCAGCGCGCGACACTCGAGCTGAGCGGCAAGCCGAAGGGCACGTACGTCTACACGGTCGAGTTCCGGAATGCCGCGGGCACGACCACGAGCGAGCCGATCACGGTGAAGGTCAGCAAGTGA
- the pepT gene encoding peptidase T: MAAASPAPFTSPLAESLAPALLERFGRYVRVGTQSDRDGEGSPSSARQLDLGRVLVDDLLALGLDDAVLDGDGYVYATLPATIDEASGPVPVIGLIAHMDTSPDAPGDGVEPIVHREYDGGVIALPRGGTTLDPEHMPDLLDHLGHDLVTSSGDTLLGADDKAGVAAILTAVAHLLAHPELPRPTLRLAFTPDEEIGRGAHRFDVEGFGALCAYTVDGSEIGELQDETFSATEGIVTIEGHEVHPGFATGKLVNAARLAAEIVAALPAELTPERTSGRDGFIHVYEVQGSASHAVIRTILRDFDDELLAAHGEVLRRTVDEVVAREPRARATVEITPQYPNMRRYVDLFPQVTDAAEQAIRAEGLSPLRTSIRGGTDGSQLSAMGLPTPNLFTGGHEFHSVREWASVQEMAAAAATVVRLAEVWTTPEFRGATRA; this comes from the coding sequence ATGGCCGCTGCATCCCCCGCCCCGTTCACCTCTCCCCTCGCCGAGTCGCTCGCACCCGCGCTGCTCGAACGCTTCGGCCGCTACGTGCGCGTCGGCACGCAGTCCGATCGCGACGGCGAGGGCAGCCCGAGCTCCGCCCGCCAGCTCGACCTCGGTCGCGTGCTCGTCGACGACCTGCTCGCGCTCGGACTCGACGACGCAGTGCTCGACGGCGACGGGTACGTCTACGCCACGCTGCCCGCGACGATCGACGAGGCATCCGGCCCCGTGCCCGTCATCGGCCTCATCGCGCACATGGACACGAGCCCCGACGCACCCGGCGACGGCGTCGAGCCGATCGTGCACCGCGAATACGACGGCGGCGTCATCGCGCTGCCCCGCGGCGGCACGACCCTCGACCCCGAGCACATGCCCGACCTGCTCGACCACCTCGGCCACGACCTCGTCACGAGCTCGGGCGACACGCTGCTGGGCGCCGACGACAAGGCGGGCGTCGCCGCGATCCTGACGGCGGTCGCGCACCTGCTCGCCCACCCCGAGCTGCCCCGCCCGACCCTGCGCCTCGCGTTCACGCCCGACGAGGAGATCGGACGCGGCGCGCACCGCTTCGACGTCGAGGGCTTCGGCGCGCTCTGCGCCTACACGGTCGACGGGTCGGAGATCGGCGAGCTGCAGGATGAGACCTTCTCGGCCACCGAGGGCATCGTCACGATCGAGGGCCACGAGGTGCACCCCGGCTTCGCGACCGGCAAGCTCGTGAACGCCGCCAGGCTCGCCGCCGAGATCGTCGCCGCACTGCCCGCCGAGCTCACGCCCGAGCGCACGTCTGGCCGCGACGGGTTCATCCACGTCTACGAGGTGCAGGGGTCCGCATCGCATGCGGTGATCCGCACGATTCTGCGCGACTTCGACGACGAGCTGCTCGCCGCGCACGGCGAGGTGCTGCGGCGCACCGTCGACGAGGTCGTCGCCCGCGAACCCCGCGCCCGCGCCACCGTCGAGATCACCCCGCAGTACCCGAACATGCGCCGGTACGTCGACCTGTTCCCGCAGGTGACGGATGCCGCTGAGCAGGCGATCCGCGCCGAGGGGCTCTCTCCCCTCCGCACGTCGATCCGCGGCGGCACCGACGGCTCGCAGCTGAGCGCCATGGGGCTTCCGACGCCGAACCTCTTCACGGGCGGACACGAGTTCCACTCGGTGCGCGAGTGGGCGTCGGTGCAGGAGATGGCCGCGGCCGCCGCGACCGTCGTGCGGCTCGCCGAGGTCTGGACCACGCCGGAGTTCCGCGGCGCGACGCGCGCCTGA
- a CDS encoding carbohydrate kinase family protein: MTLDTSVEARPHRIVVIGDALIDELRGPSGTREFVGGAALNVAVGLALLGEDVTLLAMLGDDEAGGRIRQYLADHRVRLVASPSELGTSRAVSDRSDGGEPRYEFNDAARARRIRFDGEARTALDAADLVVVSCFPFDDVAQSAELRAAVDRPHERLVIDANPRSGMLHDRGEFLRGFERLASEALLVKVGDEDAELLLEATLDEFVARLRSGAQVDEPGPAVLATEGRDGARVHDGPIAVRAGIVDLPGRVIDTMGAGDATLSAVVHRIAVDGMPRSDAAWSAALGEAMAIAAATVRHEGALLRRPPEGPAFTS, encoded by the coding sequence ATGACGCTCGACACCTCGGTCGAGGCACGCCCGCATCGCATCGTCGTCATCGGCGACGCCCTCATCGACGAACTGCGCGGCCCGTCGGGCACCCGCGAGTTCGTCGGCGGTGCCGCACTGAACGTCGCCGTCGGGCTCGCGCTCCTCGGTGAGGACGTGACCCTGCTCGCGATGCTCGGCGACGACGAGGCCGGTGGTCGCATCCGTCAGTACCTCGCCGACCATCGGGTGCGACTCGTCGCGAGCCCGTCGGAGCTCGGCACGTCCCGGGCGGTGTCCGACCGCTCCGATGGCGGCGAGCCCAGGTACGAGTTCAACGACGCGGCCAGGGCGAGGCGCATCCGGTTCGACGGGGAGGCCCGCACGGCGCTCGACGCGGCCGACCTGGTCGTCGTGAGCTGCTTCCCGTTCGACGACGTCGCCCAGTCGGCCGAGCTCCGTGCAGCCGTCGACCGCCCGCACGAGCGGCTCGTCATCGACGCGAACCCGCGCTCGGGCATGCTGCACGATCGGGGCGAGTTCCTCCGAGGCTTCGAGCGACTCGCGAGCGAGGCGCTGCTCGTCAAGGTCGGCGACGAGGACGCAGAACTCCTGCTCGAGGCTACGCTCGACGAGTTCGTCGCTCGACTTCGTTCGGGTGCGCAGGTCGATGAGCCCGGTCCGGCCGTCCTGGCCACCGAGGGTCGGGATGGCGCTCGCGTGCACGATGGTCCGATCGCGGTCCGAGCCGGCATCGTCGACCTGCCCGGACGGGTGATCGACACGATGGGTGCCGGCGACGCGACGCTCTCGGCCGTCGTGCACCGCATCGCCGTCGACGGCATGCCCCGCTCGGATGCCGCGTGGTCGGCCGCCCTCGGTGAGGCCATGGCGATCGCCGCGGCGACGGTTCGCCACGAGGGCGCCCTGCTGCGCCGACCGCCGGAGGGGCCGGCCTTCACCAGCTGA
- a CDS encoding LacI family DNA-binding transcriptional regulator, with the protein MRHVATLAGVGVKTVSRVINGEPNVSAATIERVLKAARSLDYEPDLHAGNLRRADGRTRTLGLLVGSVDNPFAGAVHRAVEDAALARGVAVFASSLDDDPEREQAAVSAFLRRRVDGLILTTVSENQGYLAPELRRGTPVVFVDRQPAGVASDSVVSDNTAGAALATRHLIAHGHRRLAYLGDRHDIRTAQERRRGFLDELGRAGIATGDAPVIEGLHDEETARRATLALFDADEPPTAIFSAQNLVTIGVIRALRELDRHFDTALVGFDDVPLGDLLEPGVTVVAQDPHAIGRIAAERVFARLDGDESPAARTIVPTRLIERGSGELPPRASAR; encoded by the coding sequence ATGCGCCACGTCGCCACGCTGGCGGGCGTCGGGGTGAAGACCGTCTCGCGGGTCATCAACGGCGAACCCAACGTCTCGGCGGCGACCATCGAGCGGGTGCTGAAGGCCGCCCGGTCGCTCGACTACGAACCCGACCTGCACGCCGGCAACCTGCGACGAGCCGACGGTCGCACGCGCACGCTCGGGCTGCTCGTCGGCAGCGTCGACAACCCGTTCGCGGGCGCCGTGCACCGGGCGGTCGAAGATGCCGCACTGGCCCGCGGCGTCGCGGTCTTCGCCTCGAGCCTCGACGACGACCCCGAACGCGAGCAGGCCGCCGTCTCGGCCTTCCTCCGCCGCAGGGTCGACGGCCTCATCCTCACGACCGTGTCCGAGAACCAGGGCTACCTCGCCCCCGAACTGCGGCGCGGCACACCGGTGGTCTTCGTCGACCGCCAGCCCGCCGGCGTCGCCTCCGATTCCGTGGTCAGCGACAACACGGCCGGAGCCGCGCTGGCGACCCGCCATCTCATCGCGCACGGTCACCGACGACTCGCCTACCTCGGTGACCGGCACGACATCCGCACCGCGCAGGAGCGCCGGCGCGGATTCCTCGACGAACTCGGCCGCGCCGGCATCGCGACCGGCGATGCCCCGGTCATCGAAGGGCTCCACGACGAGGAGACGGCCAGACGGGCGACGCTCGCGTTGTTCGACGCCGACGAACCGCCCACCGCCATCTTCAGCGCGCAGAACCTCGTGACGATCGGCGTGATTCGCGCACTGCGCGAACTCGATCGGCATTTCGACACCGCGCTGGTCGGCTTCGACGACGTGCCGCTCGGCGATCTCCTCGAGCCGGGCGTGACGGTCGTCGCCCAGGATCCGCACGCGATCGGCCGCATCGCCGCGGAGCGGGTCTTCGCCCGTCTCGACGGCGACGAGTCACCGGCCGCACGCACCATCGTGCCAACACGCCTCATCGAGCGAGGCAGCGGAGAACTGCCGCCGCGGGCGAGCGCACGATGA
- a CDS encoding helix-turn-helix transcriptional regulator, translating into MTAAGGVEPALIPRPGPVEADVAPEADVAGSWQHELVTTSAPAMIGRDADLSRLLTALDEVRTGAPFTVIIGGEAGIGKTRLVREFAQRVDGGARFVLGQCVDLGTVASPYAPVKSALRSLVADEGVERVLEAVGPGRAALIALLPELAASAGLEGADLDAARAGSAGVIRGDTATSQLHEAIAVLLETLSRDQPIVFVLEDLHWIDAASLALLRFLMRALGSSRVLTVLTYRSEDVTRGHPVRAFLAEADRDRWVDRRELARLGPDDAEALVASLVPADSAPNAKSVQTIVRRSDGVPFLIEELIGLDGCRDDSEVPETLRDLLLARYEALSEPAQQLLRLISIGGVRVPHALLEAVHDGDDEGIDVAAREAVLGGVLTIEGDEYAFRHALVREAILADLLPGERARFHGRYALAYENAAQGTRRVAAEISFHWLGANDAARAFPATLRAMAEARAAAAYGSAAQLGERAIGLWDVVPDPATTAKMSKLELMGRTASHLRNAGEGERGLALVRAALEECPHDDPQYPRLLRDVGLYLANVGRLGSIPMLEQALEALGDDGPDELRTTVLIALSGRFMIESRLDEAIEMSERALTAAMRLGNPRFASTATNIAGISRAAAGDVQAGLDLLERARELAGDDGPALLRYWVNASDLFYLIGDFDAAIRLAEEGLERAREQGVERSSGVILASNAVDPLLAIGEWERAELLTERALALDPPLPFTVYLNRARMWTALWRGEVDRAAEMHRALRPSMSRVMASEMQTRLGVGRVAAEIALAQGDPARAWREVRVLLDEEYSLPPGYVLPFLWVAARTVAALRSRHAEADDLAREVEAGLPALTGLLERMSFWPTAPIWRAFFDAELAVATDAPPAAAGVPGTDTTAWRAAVERAADPEAQHFLSPYAGLRLGEAELATGDRVAARAALQAAHAQALAGGVTAVTLQVVRVASAAGLALDGVGGGAAVKAVVSGRAATASGDSASSIAESPTAGAAEAAAGVEELTARERQVLELIAEGLSNRQIGERLYISGKTASVHVSAILRKLGAATRTEAAYRAGALR; encoded by the coding sequence GTGACGGCGGCAGGCGGCGTCGAGCCCGCGCTCATCCCCAGACCGGGGCCGGTGGAGGCGGATGTCGCGCCCGAGGCGGATGTCGCCGGGTCGTGGCAGCATGAACTGGTGACCACGTCTGCGCCGGCCATGATCGGCCGGGACGCCGATCTCTCGAGGCTCCTCACCGCCCTCGACGAGGTGCGCACCGGTGCGCCGTTCACCGTCATCATCGGCGGCGAGGCGGGCATCGGCAAGACCAGGCTCGTACGCGAATTCGCGCAGCGGGTCGACGGCGGCGCCCGATTCGTGCTCGGCCAGTGCGTCGACCTCGGCACCGTCGCCTCGCCGTACGCGCCCGTCAAGTCCGCGCTCCGATCGCTCGTCGCCGATGAGGGCGTCGAACGCGTGCTCGAGGCCGTCGGCCCCGGTCGGGCGGCCCTCATCGCGCTGCTGCCCGAGCTCGCGGCATCCGCCGGTCTCGAGGGCGCCGACCTCGACGCGGCCCGTGCCGGTTCAGCCGGCGTCATCCGCGGCGACACCGCGACCAGTCAGCTGCACGAGGCGATCGCCGTGCTGCTCGAGACCCTCTCGCGCGACCAGCCCATCGTGTTCGTGCTCGAAGACCTCCACTGGATCGACGCGGCGAGCCTCGCGCTGCTGCGCTTCCTCATGCGCGCCCTCGGGTCGAGCCGCGTGCTCACGGTGCTCACGTACCGCAGCGAAGACGTGACCAGGGGTCATCCGGTTCGCGCGTTCCTCGCCGAGGCCGACCGAGACCGCTGGGTCGACCGCCGGGAGCTCGCCAGGCTCGGCCCCGACGACGCCGAGGCGCTCGTCGCCTCGCTCGTGCCGGCCGACTCCGCCCCGAACGCGAAGTCGGTCCAGACCATCGTGCGACGCAGCGACGGCGTGCCCTTCCTCATCGAGGAGCTCATCGGACTCGACGGCTGCCGCGACGACAGCGAGGTGCCCGAGACCCTCCGCGACCTGCTCCTCGCCCGCTACGAGGCGTTGTCCGAGCCGGCCCAGCAGCTGCTCCGGCTCATCTCCATCGGCGGCGTGCGGGTTCCGCACGCGTTGCTCGAGGCCGTGCATGACGGCGACGACGAGGGCATCGACGTCGCCGCGCGCGAGGCAGTGCTCGGCGGAGTGCTCACCATCGAGGGCGACGAGTACGCGTTCCGGCACGCCCTCGTGCGCGAGGCGATCCTCGCCGACCTGCTGCCGGGCGAGCGGGCGCGCTTCCACGGTCGCTACGCGCTCGCCTACGAGAACGCGGCGCAGGGCACGCGGCGCGTGGCCGCCGAGATCTCGTTCCACTGGCTCGGCGCGAACGACGCCGCGCGCGCGTTCCCCGCGACGCTCAGGGCGATGGCCGAGGCCAGGGCCGCGGCGGCCTACGGCTCCGCCGCCCAACTCGGCGAGCGGGCCATCGGCCTCTGGGATGTGGTGCCCGATCCCGCGACCACGGCGAAGATGAGCAAGCTCGAGCTCATGGGCCGCACCGCGTCGCACCTGCGCAATGCGGGCGAGGGCGAGCGGGGCCTGGCCCTCGTGAGGGCGGCGCTCGAAGAGTGCCCGCACGACGACCCCCAGTACCCGCGACTGCTGCGCGACGTCGGGCTCTACCTGGCCAACGTCGGCCGGCTGGGTTCGATCCCGATGCTCGAGCAGGCGCTCGAGGCGCTCGGCGACGACGGCCCGGACGAGCTCCGAACGACGGTGCTCATCGCGCTCTCCGGCCGCTTCATGATCGAATCCCGCCTCGACGAGGCGATCGAGATGTCCGAACGCGCCCTCACCGCGGCCATGCGGCTCGGCAACCCCCGGTTCGCCTCCACCGCCACGAACATCGCGGGCATCAGCCGCGCGGCCGCCGGCGACGTGCAGGCCGGGCTCGACCTGCTCGAGCGCGCCCGCGAACTCGCCGGAGACGACGGCCCCGCGCTGCTGCGCTACTGGGTGAACGCCTCCGACCTCTTCTACCTCATCGGCGACTTCGACGCGGCGATCCGCCTCGCCGAAGAGGGCCTCGAACGGGCGCGCGAGCAGGGCGTCGAACGCAGCTCCGGTGTGATCCTCGCGTCGAACGCCGTCGACCCGCTGCTGGCCATCGGCGAGTGGGAGCGCGCCGAGCTGCTCACCGAACGGGCCCTCGCGCTCGATCCTCCGCTGCCGTTCACCGTCTACCTGAACCGTGCCCGCATGTGGACCGCCCTCTGGCGCGGCGAGGTCGATCGCGCCGCCGAGATGCACCGGGCCCTGCGCCCATCGATGTCGAGGGTCATGGCCTCCGAGATGCAGACCCGCCTCGGCGTCGGGCGGGTCGCCGCCGAGATCGCCCTCGCACAGGGCGACCCGGCTCGTGCCTGGCGCGAGGTGCGAGTGCTCCTCGACGAGGAGTACTCCCTCCCGCCCGGGTACGTGCTGCCCTTCCTCTGGGTGGCTGCGCGCACGGTCGCGGCCCTGCGTAGCCGGCATGCAGAGGCCGACGACCTGGCCCGCGAGGTCGAGGCGGGCCTGCCGGCGCTCACCGGGCTGCTCGAACGCATGTCGTTCTGGCCGACCGCACCGATCTGGCGGGCGTTCTTCGACGCCGAGCTGGCGGTCGCGACCGACGCGCCACCCGCCGCGGCGGGTGTTCCGGGCACCGACACCACGGCGTGGCGGGCCGCGGTCGAGCGTGCCGCCGACCCCGAGGCCCAGCATTTCCTCTCCCCGTACGCGGGGCTGCGCCTCGGCGAGGCCGAGCTCGCGACCGGCGACCGCGTCGCCGCGCGTGCAGCGCTGCAGGCCGCGCACGCGCAGGCGCTCGCGGGCGGAGTGACCGCGGTGACGCTGCAGGTCGTGCGCGTCGCCTCCGCAGCGGGCCTCGCGCTCGACGGGGTCGGCGGGGGAGCTGCCGTCAAGGCCGTTGTGTCTGGCCGTGCCGCGACCGCGTCGGGCGACTCCGCATCGAGCATCGCCGAGTCGCCCACCGCCGGCGCCGCCGAGGCGGCCGCCGGGGTCGAAGAGCTGACGGCTCGCGAACGCCAGGTGCTCGAGCTCATCGCCGAGGGCCTCAGCAACCGCCAGATCGGCGAGCGGCTCTACATCAGCGGCAAGACCGCGAGCGTGCACGTCTCCGCGATCCTCCGCAAGCTCGGCGCCGCCACGCGCACCGAGGCGGCATACCGCGCGGGCGCGCTGCGCTGA
- a CDS encoding glutathione peroxidase, giving the protein MSRLDEIPFTTMDGGTASLADYEGKAVMIVNVASRCGLAPQYEKLEALQKQYGDRGFTVIGFPSNQFLQELSTNEAISEYCSTTWGVTFPIVDRVRVNGKKEHPLYTELKQTPDADGKAGKVSWNFEKFLVGADRSVQRFRPRTEPDAPEVIEAIEASLPAAESASESAVVSEHEPAE; this is encoded by the coding sequence ATGAGCCGGCTCGACGAGATCCCCTTCACCACGATGGACGGCGGCACCGCATCGCTCGCCGACTACGAGGGCAAGGCCGTCATGATCGTGAACGTCGCCTCGCGATGCGGCCTCGCGCCCCAGTACGAGAAGCTCGAGGCCCTGCAGAAGCAGTACGGCGACCGTGGGTTCACGGTCATCGGGTTCCCGAGCAACCAGTTCCTCCAGGAGCTCTCGACCAATGAGGCCATCTCGGAGTACTGCTCCACCACATGGGGCGTCACGTTCCCGATCGTCGACCGGGTGCGCGTCAACGGCAAGAAGGAGCACCCGCTCTACACCGAGCTGAAGCAGACCCCGGATGCCGACGGCAAGGCCGGCAAGGTCAGTTGGAACTTCGAGAAGTTCCTCGTGGGCGCCGACCGCAGTGTGCAGCGGTTCCGCCCACGCACCGAGCCCGACGCGCCCGAGGTCATCGAGGCCATCGAGGCCTCGCTGCCGGCCGCGGAGTCGGCGAGCGAGTCCGCCGTCGTATCCGAGCACGAGCCCGCCGAGTAG